The region ATTGGATTGTCCCGAGCAAACCCAGACCTCCCCCACCATCACATTGTTAAACGTGACGACATTTTTGCCACGTACGGTGAGCTGATACGGGCCTCCCGCATCCATAGGACTCAGGTGAATCTGCCATGTACCCCCTGCATCTGCTGTGATCGTCACCCGCTGGGTATCTAACTCAATGGTAATCTCTTCATTGGCACTGGCATTCCCCCACACGGATATTGCAATTTGCCGCTGCAACACCATATTATCTGAAAAAATCGCGGGCAACGAAACATCTGCAAGAATGGGATAGGGAAAAAATAACAGCAGGGCTACAATAGATTTGCGAATAGTAGAATTCATTATTTTATCCTTTGCACAGATTGGCAATAGTACTGACAAACCATGATAAAGTGGGAATCTGCATCGCACAAGTCGGAATTGTTCCTTAGCCTTGCATTTTTCCCAATAGCAACTTATTTTGTCAAACGGAAAAAACCCTATTTGTCTGGAAAGATAAAATCATGCCCAGCCCCTTTCTACATCTTTCTCGCAAGTACACTGCGATATGTGGCATATTTCTATTCTGCATAATAGGAACCTGTGTAAGAGGCCATGCCCAACCTCCTATCACCCGGCTCGAAGGCGAGCAACTCGGCGATATCGCCTGGGAAGATGCCCGCGCATTCACAGTAGTTACGCGTTCTACATTGAACCGCCTGAAAGCAACAGATGAAGGCGTACCCCCCGATCTTCAGACACTATCGGATTCAGCTTTTGCTGCTTTTAAAAAAAAAGACAACTATCGCGCCTATCGCCTATTTATGCGATTTATGGCAATGACGCGAGACAGTAGCTCTGGCGAAGGTCCAGAACTCGCCGCAAGCTACAACCTGGTATTAAATCGCACCATCACGAACACAGACGACACGCTTCACGTACAACTGAAACCCCTCTTTACCCTGGGACATCCGCTTTCAGGCGAATATACGGCGCGGCTATCGCTGCGGGGAGCGAAGGGTGTGGTTGACGAGCGCACATTACCAATTTCGTCTATCCGCGCGCTCACTTGCGCCCTATCAGCAACGGGTTTGCCCGAAGGACGCGCAGGTGTGCGCTATGAATTGCGCGATCCAGCGGGCAAACTTCTGCTGAGAGTCACAAGAGCTTTTTTGCACACAGACACAATGTCTTCACGCTTGAAAATTTTGCAAACGCGGCTAAAAACCTTGCAGGATGAAAATATCGCATCCCGTGGTGCGTCCCAGCGGGCAGCCGTCGAAACAATCGAATATATCGTCGCACATCTCGAGAAAATGCACGCCAAATACGTGGGAGATCTCAGACGAACAGCGCAACCTATGGTCATGAAATACCGCCGCAGCGGCAGGGGATTGACATGGCGCGGCGCGATTAACATACCGGCGGACATCGACCTCGCCGAAACCCTATCTTCGGCACTTCTGGACGGAAAAGACCCCCTGAAGAAAAGCACTGGCGACTTTCACCTCGCATATCGCTCAGCCGTTGACAGCCAACTCGTCCCCTATCGCATATTTGTGCCAGAGGGATATACGCCGGATCAATCATGGCCACTGATCATTGGCCTTCACGGAGCTTCTGGCAGCGAAAACACCTGGTTGGACCGGCGCAGAAGAGGCGAAACAGAGAACTTGTGCAAGCGTCTATCACAAGAACGCGGATATTTATTTGTCGCGCCGAGTGGACGCGGGCCTTTCACAGGGTATCGCAGGATTGGCGGACAAGATGTCATGGATGTATTGGATCGCGTATTATCCATCTACAATATCGATTCAGAGCGCGTGTACCTCACCGGTCATTCGATGGGCGGAGGCGGCACCTGGATTCTGGGATTGAGACATGCCGAAAAATTTGCTGCCATCGCGCCAATCGCGGCCAGCGGGCGGTGGGTAAGATCGAGACACGTCAAACCGCATGCCGACCTTCCCGTGCTATTTTCACAAGGCGCAAAGGACATGGTCGCACTGGCAGAACCCGCGCGACGCACCGCAAAACTGCTGGCAAAGTATATGACAAATTTCACCTATACCGAATATCCCGACGATACGCACAACACGATATGGTACACAGCCCTACCAGCCATTTTCGATTTTTTTGATACACAAACAAAAGGTGAGAAGTGAGCATCCCAAAAAGCAACCACAGATAAACATAGATGGACGTAGAAGGGAATAGATAGCTTTTAACGTGTGGTCGTCTATTTTTTTCGTTCATTAAAAATAAGGTATTTTTGATACAGGATTTTATACTTTACCAAAATCAGGAGATCTGATAATGATTTCAGTCGTTAGCGAACAGACCGCTGAACTGGAGAAATTGTGTCTCCGTTACAGTGTGCTTAGACTCGACCTTTTCGGATCGGCCGTAACCAGCCAATACCAACCAGAGAAAAGCGACCTTGATTTTGTGGTGGAATTTCAACCATTACCGGACGGTGCTTATGCCGACACTTACTTCGGCTTGCTGGAAGCTCTGGAACGGCTCTTTGGAAAACCCGTGGATCTGGTGGTCGATTCAGCCATCAAGAACCCGTATTTCCGGCAATCCATTGAGGAGACTAAGAGGCTGATTTATGAGGCTTGAGATCAAGAAATACCTGTACGACATCCAGTACGCCATTGGGTTGCTGAAGGAGTTCACTGGTGACAAGACGTTTGCAGACTACGAGCGTAATACCATGATGCGTTCTGCTGTGGAGCGTCAGTTTGAAATCATCGGCGAAGCCATGGCGCAACTTGCAAAACTTGACTCTGCACTCGCCTCCCGCATCAGCAAGTATCAACGCATCATTTCTTTTCGCAACGTTCTCATTCATGGCTATGCCGACGTGGATAATCGGCTGGTTTGGGATGTAATTCAGACTAATTTGCCAACCCTCGCCCGCGAGATTGACGCTCTGCTGGAGAAAGAATGACCACTGATTTTACAGGCCTTGGCCGTCCCGTTATCGATTGCGACATTCACAACGCGTTTGCCTCTCTGGAAACCCTTGTCCCATATCTGGAAGACCACTGGGTCGCATATTTTCGCGAATCCCATTTTCGAGGTCCCGGCGCGAATGATTATCCGGGTGGCGCGCCCACATCTGCGCGGAAAGGGACTCGGCCCGCAAATGGTCCCCCGGGTTCCAATCTGGAACTAACACAAAAACAGGTACTCGATCCCTGGGACGTAGAAGTGGGGATTTTGACGTGTGGCTATTGGGTACAAAGCGTGCACAACGAAGACCTCGCAGCATCGCTTGCAACAGCGGTCAACCAGTGGCAAATCGATCATTGGCTGGAGAAAGACGCGCGTCTCCGCGCTTCACTGGTCGTACCCAGCCAGAATCCCCTGCTGGCCGCGCGAGAAATTGAACGCTTTGGCGATCATCCCGGCTTCGTACAGATAATACTCCCGGTCCGCTCCTATTCTCTATATGGAAAAAGCGAATACAATCCAATGTACGCGGCTGCAGTAAAGCACGACCTGGCAATTGGCATTCATTTTGGCGGTGCTTCATCGCTTCCCCCCACACCCGTGGGCTGGCCTTCGACCTATATTGAAGAATGTGCTGATATGGCGCAGATTTTTCAGGCACAAGTCCTGAGCCTGATCTCAGAAGGCGCGTTTGCGCGGTTTCCCGAATTGCGGGTGGTATTAATCGAAAGTGGATTTGTCTGGATGCCCGCCTGGATGTGGCGCATGGACAAAGAATGGAAAGGCCTGCGCCGAGACACTCCCTGGGTTGTGCGACCCCCATCGGACTATGTGCGAGAACACATTCGAATGACGCTACAACCGATGGACGCGCCCATAAATTCCGAACACCTTTTGCAAATGATCGGACAATTGGACTCGGATGAAATACTGATGTTTTCGACCGATTATCCGCACTGGCATTTTGACGGACCGGACGACGCCATTCCACCAGGGCTATCCGATTCGCTACTGGAAAAAATTTTGAGAGAAAATGCACGAGCGTTTTACAAATTGTGAGGAGATACCGCTATGGCAATGACGATCTTAGAAGAGCCAGAGGTCAAAAAGAGAGAAAAGCTATCGGTAATCGATTGCGATATTCACAATGTAGATGGATACCAATCTCCCGCCACTGAGGTCTGGGTAGATTATATGCCCAGCGCGTGGAAAGATTATCATTTGAGCATCGCAGGGCGCAGGCGCTCAGGTTCCAATTGCCCGAGAGCTGTGCCCTTTGCCGCGCGAAACGATGCATTCCCCCCCGAAGGACCCCCTGGGTCGCATCTGGGCTTTATGCAGGAACAATTGCTGGATACCTGGGAAATGGACTACGGCATATTGAACCCGCTATCGCCTGCTGGGGGACAGCAAAATCTGGAATACGGAGCTGCGATTGCACAGGCGGTTAATGAATGGCAAATAGCCGAATGGCTGGAAAAAGATGAGCGGTTGCGCGCATCTCTGACTGTCGCGTATGAAGACGCCGATCTCGCCGTTGCTGAAATTGAACGCCTGGGCGATCATCCGGGATTTGTACAACTGATGTTCATGGCGCGAACAATGGAGCCACTGGGCAGACGTAAATACTGGAAAATTTACGAAGCAGCCGTTGAATACGACCTCCCCATAGGCATTCACTTTGGCGGCACGGGTATTGGTCCAATTACGGGCGCGGGCAAAGCGGCGCATTATATTCAGGATCACGGCGGGATGCCCATGGCATTTCAAGTACAGGTAACGAGCTATGTGTACGAAGGCGTTTTTGAGCGATTTCCCGACTTAAAGATCGTTCTGATCGAAGGGGGTTTTGGGTGGGTAGCACCTTTAATGTGGCGAATGGACAACTGGTACCGAAAACTCAAGATGGAGGTTCCCTATTTGAAGTGCCTACCCTCGGAATATATCCGGGACCATTTCTATCTGACCACACAGCCCGTAGAAGAACCTTCAGACCCGGCGTATTTCGAGCAGATGCTGGCGCATATGGACATGGACGACAAACTGATGTTTGCAACCGATTATCCGCACTGGGATTTTGATTCGCCCGACCAGGCACTGAGCAATGTATCGGATCGACAAGTTAAAAAACAAATTATGGCAGAAAATGCCAGGGAACTTTACAACCTGGACTGAACAAGAGGTGTATCATGTCGCAAAAAACGCTAAAACAACGGATTCGGAATGGCGAAATTGTAAATTCTATTGGTGTGCCAATGGATATTGAAAAAGGAGAACTGACAGATATTCTGTCAAAACACGAATGTGACTATCTAAATGTAGATGCACAACACGGACCTTTTAACGAAGCCCACCTGGTGGCTTTCTGCATCATGGCCCGGGATTTTAATTTACCCGTTCAGATTCGGATTAAGCACACTCGTCACGCCTATCTGATCGGCAATTATCTCGATCTGGGACCTTCGGGGATTATGGTACCTGAAGTCGAAAGCGAAGCAATTGTAGATGAAGCCGTAAACGCCTTTTATTATCCCCAGATGGGCAAACGCAGTTGGGGTGGCGTACATAGAGTGGGACTGGACGAGCGACCAGATCGGTTGGAATACGCTCCCTGGTGGAATGCCTATGGATGGCTGGCAATTCAGATTGAATCTGTCGAAGCCGTAATCAACGCCGCACAGTTGGCTAAGCCAGGAGTGGATGTATTAAACTTTGGGCCAAACGATCTGTTGTTCAGCATTGAGGCACACCCCCAATTTCCATATCGAACGGTGGAAGACTGCGTAAAACACGTGCTCGACCAGGTAAAAGACACACAGGTAAAAGTAGGCATGAGCGCAGAGACACCTGAGGAGCGAGATCGGTATGTGAATTGGGGGGTAACAGTATTCCCAAAGCGGATTGGTATTTAGTCCAGTAATTAAAAAGAAAGCGGCCAATGTCTCTCGACACAGGCCGCTTTTTTAGTAATACCCGTACTATGCGTACTTCGCCTTGATCGTCTGCCCCATCGCTGCGCTTTTACAGGCGAGGTCCAGGATGTGAATGGGGCGGCGGGACCATTCGGGCGTGATGATCAAGTCTTCACCCGTCGAGAGATGTGCGGCAATATTATCGTAGTATTTATCGTATTGATGCCCGGGATTTTTGCCAGAGGAAACGACCTTTTCCCCATCTTTTATCTGCAAAATTTCGTACGTCCCACCATCAAAAATATAGGTACCGGTCGTACCGGTAATCTCGAGCCAGCCCTTGCGGGGTGCAGATGCGATACTCGACATCGTGAGATTGATCCAGGTCCCGTTTTTGAAACGCACGATAGCCGTGGCCTCGTCTTCATTGGTATCGGCCTGCCAGCGGGTCTCATCAGCCCAGAAACCGGTGTGTGCAAATCCAGTGACCTCCACAATATCCGATTGCAGAATCTGAAGTGAATATTCGAGAAGGTGAACACCCCAATCGTAGAGAATACCTCCAGAAATACTCTTACTACTGCGCCACCAATCGCCCGGTCGATTATATCCTCCCATATGGGCTTCAATGCGATAGACCTTGCCAATAACCTTGTACTGGTGAATTTGTTCAAGAGCATTCAGAATACACCCATCCCAGTGGCGGTTGTGATAGGTAGAAAGAAGAAGGTCTTGCTTTGCGGCTTCGCGGATCATCGCATCGCATTCCTCAGTCGTGATCGCCAGCGGTTTTTCGCTGATGACATGGCGCCCTGCGCGCAGGCATTGCAATGCCAGTTCGGCATGCGTATTGTGTGGCGTAATGATCACGACGAGATTGACATCGGATTCATCCAGCATTGCAGACACAGAGGTATAGGTCTCAATACCGGGAAATTCTTCTCGCGCGACCTTCAAGCGCGTTTCGTCGAGTTCTGCAACCGCAACAGGCGTCATACCCGCCTTTTTCATAAACGTGAGATGTTGGCGACCCATGTTAAATGCGCCGCCGTAGCCGATAACCCCCACTTTGATGTCTTCAGGCGTTTTGAAAGAGGACATAGAGTTGTACTTTCCTTTTTGAGTTATGATTACTTCAACAAACCGGCATCTTTGAAAATCTGCTCGTGTTCGGCAGCGATTTTATCGAGGGCTTCCTGCGCGGGTGTAACCCCGTCAATCGCCTCGCCCAAATAGCGCTGCGAAACCGCGAGCAACTCGTTGTAAACAGGCGCATTCCAAAAGTCCTGGAGATAATCGAGAGATTCTGCAAAAGCGCGGTTATACGGAGATGCGTTTCGAAATTCATCGCTATTGAGAATATCCGTATTGGCGGTAAATCCAGCGTCTTTGGTAATCCATTCTTTTTGGATATCCGTTTGCAAGAACCACGCGATGAATTGCTTGGCCAGTTCTTGTTGCTCTGTGGATGTCTTGGTCGAAATACTAAACCCCTGCCCACCCAGACTCACCACGCGCTTATCGCCAGCTTTGGGCACCATGAAAAAACCCGCCTTGTCCCCCATCTGTTTCACAATACCGGGATAAAAGGCGAAATAATTCATGCTCATAGCCGTCGAACCATTGATAAAGGCTTCATAGGTTTTCCCGTAGTCGAAATTGGTCGCGCCATTGGGACCGTATTGTAACAACGCCTTCAGATACGCAAGGGCTTCTGCCACTTCCGGTTTATTGACATACCCATCCACCGCAAATTCTCCAAACTCGCCCCACGAGCCTCCAAAACCCCACATAAACATCTGAAAGCCCATCGTCATCGAATCATACCCTCGGCCAGTGAGCAAAGCACAGCCGTATTGTTTTTGATCTGGACGATGGAAAAATTCAGCCAGATCGCGGAATTCATCCCAATTGTCGGGAATCGTCAGATCCCGCCCATATTTTTCTTTGAATGACGCTTGCTCGGCAGGGTCTTCAAACCAGTCTTTGCGATAGACAAATCCGACGGCATCGGTCTCGCATGGCGCAGCGTAGAATTTGCCACCACCGGGCGGATATTCACACAAATAACGCGCGGCGCGGGGATGAATTTTGTCTATATCAATTGCCGTGGGCAACCAGTCGGTCAGATCGACGTAAAGACCGCGCGTCGCGCCTCGTCCAATCCACTGGCTATCGCCAATTACAATATCAAAATCCGTTTTATTATTTCCAAAATTGAGGAAGACCTGATCCTGATAAGACGGCCAGGGAATCTGGTGAACTTTAACGGCAATACCCGTTTCCTGTTCGAATTTATTGCCCAATTCCTGAAGCCCATCCGCAGGATCCCACTGCGCCCACCATATCGTGATAGCGCGCTTTGCAGGTGTCGGCGACTCAGCGGGCTTACAGCCCACAACGAGAAATATCAGGCCAAATAGAATACATATATGCTTCATAGCGCAATCTCCGGAGATACTGTGTTGTATGTGATGGCGGTTTGCGAACAGCGAGAACAAGACGATGTGATAGCCAAAAAAATGTACCTTGTCAAGCATTATATAAACGCGGGGCAAGGGCGTGAGAAAGGCTTGCTTTTTTTGATAGGCGATTTATTTTCATATCAAGTACGCGTCTAATTCATCACCCACCTCGGCTGGTTAAATCTTCAACAATTGATGAGACTCTATCTATGATCGACGCCTTACTACCCCTTGGTCTGCTTATCGTCGTAGGCAAACTCTTTGAGGGCATATTTAAACGTTTTGGCTTAAATTCAATCGTCGCCTATACCATAACCGGAACCCTGCTCGGCCCCATCACAAATATAATTGAACTAACGAGCGAACTGCAAACCTTCTTAGGCATCGGTATCTTTGTCTTCTTCTTTCTCGTCGGCCTTGACGAGATTGATATACCGAGTTTTGTAGCGACCCTTCGAGGGCGGTTTTTTGTCGCAGCGATTGTGTCTGTGCTCATCTCACTGCTCGTCTCCATCGTCTTCACATCCAACCTCTTCGAAATCGGGGAATTCTCCCTCAATCTCGGTTTCACAGAGGGGCTAGCTCTGGCCGGTATCCTGTCGCTGACCAGTCTGGGACTTGTGGCAAAGGTACTCGCCGATAAAGAACATTTCAAAGAACCCATAGGCCTCGAGATATTCACCACAGTGATCATCGCCGAGTTGCTCGCTCTGCTCGTAGTCGGGTTCTCCATCGGCGAACACGAACATGAACTGAGTGTTGCCAGCGTACTCTTTCTGCTGGTACAAATGACGATTTTCGCAATAGTAGCGTGGTTTTTATCAACGCGGCTCTTGCCTCCTGTAATTATCTTCTTGCAACGTTTTTTAAACGTGCCCGAACTGTCGTTTGGGTTGATAATCGGTGGGCTTTTCCTGATGGTAGTGGGAGCCGAAAAAATTCATTTGCACGGCTCCATTGGCGCACTGCTTTTCGGGGCTGCCCTCTCAGGGCTGCCCCGTCAGGTACATCAAGACGTCCTGCC is a window of Gemmatimonadota bacterium DNA encoding:
- a CDS encoding amidohydrolase family protein; its protein translation is MAMTILEEPEVKKREKLSVIDCDIHNVDGYQSPATEVWVDYMPSAWKDYHLSIAGRRRSGSNCPRAVPFAARNDAFPPEGPPGSHLGFMQEQLLDTWEMDYGILNPLSPAGGQQNLEYGAAIAQAVNEWQIAEWLEKDERLRASLTVAYEDADLAVAEIERLGDHPGFVQLMFMARTMEPLGRRKYWKIYEAAVEYDLPIGIHFGGTGIGPITGAGKAAHYIQDHGGMPMAFQVQVTSYVYEGVFERFPDLKIVLIEGGFGWVAPLMWRMDNWYRKLKMEVPYLKCLPSEYIRDHFYLTTQPVEEPSDPAYFEQMLAHMDMDDKLMFATDYPHWDFDSPDQALSNVSDRQVKKQIMAENARELYNLD
- a CDS encoding amidohydrolase family protein — encoded protein: MTTDFTGLGRPVIDCDIHNAFASLETLVPYLEDHWVAYFRESHFRGPGANDYPGGAPTSARKGTRPANGPPGSNLELTQKQVLDPWDVEVGILTCGYWVQSVHNEDLAASLATAVNQWQIDHWLEKDARLRASLVVPSQNPLLAAREIERFGDHPGFVQIILPVRSYSLYGKSEYNPMYAAAVKHDLAIGIHFGGASSLPPTPVGWPSTYIEECADMAQIFQAQVLSLISEGAFARFPELRVVLIESGFVWMPAWMWRMDKEWKGLRRDTPWVVRPPSDYVREHIRMTLQPMDAPINSEHLLQMIGQLDSDEILMFSTDYPHWHFDGPDDAIPPGLSDSLLEKILRENARAFYKL
- a CDS encoding aldolase/citrate lyase family protein, producing the protein MSQKTLKQRIRNGEIVNSIGVPMDIEKGELTDILSKHECDYLNVDAQHGPFNEAHLVAFCIMARDFNLPVQIRIKHTRHAYLIGNYLDLGPSGIMVPEVESEAIVDEAVNAFYYPQMGKRSWGGVHRVGLDERPDRLEYAPWWNAYGWLAIQIESVEAVINAAQLAKPGVDVLNFGPNDLLFSIEAHPQFPYRTVEDCVKHVLDQVKDTQVKVGMSAETPEERDRYVNWGVTVFPKRIGI
- a CDS encoding Gfo/Idh/MocA family oxidoreductase, which gives rise to MSSFKTPEDIKVGVIGYGGAFNMGRQHLTFMKKAGMTPVAVAELDETRLKVAREEFPGIETYTSVSAMLDESDVNLVVIITPHNTHAELALQCLRAGRHVISEKPLAITTEECDAMIREAAKQDLLLSTYHNRHWDGCILNALEQIHQYKVIGKVYRIEAHMGGYNRPGDWWRSSKSISGGILYDWGVHLLEYSLQILQSDIVEVTGFAHTGFWADETRWQADTNEDEATAIVRFKNGTWINLTMSSIASAPRKGWLEITGTTGTYIFDGGTYEILQIKDGEKVVSSGKNPGHQYDKYYDNIAAHLSTGEDLIITPEWSRRPIHILDLACKSAAMGQTIKAKYA
- a CDS encoding nucleotidyltransferase domain-containing protein; this encodes MISVVSEQTAELEKLCLRYSVLRLDLFGSAVTSQYQPEKSDLDFVVEFQPLPDGAYADTYFGLLEALERLFGKPVDLVVDSAIKNPYFRQSIEETKRLIYEA
- a CDS encoding DUF86 domain-containing protein gives rise to the protein MRLEIKKYLYDIQYAIGLLKEFTGDKTFADYERNTMMRSAVERQFEIIGEAMAQLAKLDSALASRISKYQRIISFRNVLIHGYADVDNRLVWDVIQTNLPTLAREIDALLEKE
- a CDS encoding sugar ABC transporter substrate-binding protein; the encoded protein is MKHICILFGLIFLVVGCKPAESPTPAKRAITIWWAQWDPADGLQELGNKFEQETGIAVKVHQIPWPSYQDQVFLNFGNNKTDFDIVIGDSQWIGRGATRGLYVDLTDWLPTAIDIDKIHPRAARYLCEYPPGGGKFYAAPCETDAVGFVYRKDWFEDPAEQASFKEKYGRDLTIPDNWDEFRDLAEFFHRPDQKQYGCALLTGRGYDSMTMGFQMFMWGFGGSWGEFGEFAVDGYVNKPEVAEALAYLKALLQYGPNGATNFDYGKTYEAFINGSTAMSMNYFAFYPGIVKQMGDKAGFFMVPKAGDKRVVSLGGQGFSISTKTSTEQQELAKQFIAWFLQTDIQKEWITKDAGFTANTDILNSDEFRNASPYNRAFAESLDYLQDFWNAPVYNELLAVSQRYLGEAIDGVTPAQEALDKIAAEHEQIFKDAGLLK